From a region of the Arvicanthis niloticus isolate mArvNil1 chromosome 6, mArvNil1.pat.X, whole genome shotgun sequence genome:
- the LOC117710293 gene encoding uncharacterized protein LOC117710293 has protein sequence MLLTTLAAPGNPGWVEREAGRAAATPTGPLLEPSAPQPPVPRPGLRSSSGSPGLALLQMPPVGHTSDSKEGTVRAVGTLVSVPAAPEPKPGLAQRALSHSPAVRQAPQGQASALPAQLDPRGCLAPELTANVSKAHVRRRSADVSALLAWPGPPSLSALLPSAALSSTPRTPAPGSSPTRQGLPGCRRPFCDARGRSREHAQKQAGGAVGGKRHMEPSEALRVDVSLATPSCAGAAPGHRRSAVGIGFKVWRQNNIA, from the exons ATGCTCCTAACCACCCTggcagctccagggaatccagggTGGGTGGAGCGAGAAGCTGGGCGCGCCGCTGCCACCCCAACTGGGCCACTCCTCGAGCCGTCAGCGCCTCAGCCCCCGGTGCCACGTCCCGGCCTCCGTTCCTCCTCTGGAAGCCCAGGACTCGCTCTCCTGCAGATGCCCCCGGTGGGCCACACCTCCGACAGTAAGGAGGGGACAGTTAGAGCGGTTGGAACGCTTGTCTCCGTTCCGGCCGCCCCAGAACCCAAGCCCGGCCTGGCCCAGCGGGCCCTGAGCCACAGCCCCGCGGTCAGACAGGCTCCCCAGGGGCAGGCCTCGGCGCTGCCCGCCCAGCTCGACCCCAGAGGCTGCCTCGCACCGGAGCTCACCGCCAATGTGTCAAAAGCGCATGTTCGCCGCCGCTCGGCCGACGTCTCTGCTCTGCTGGCCTGGCCAGGCCCGCCCAGCCTCTCAGCTCTGCTCCCTTCCGCAGCCCTGAGCTCCACTCCGCGTACCCCCGCACCGGGCTCCTCCCCGACACGTCAGGGGCTCCCTGGGTGTCGGAGGCCATTCTGTGACGCACGGGGGCGGAGTCGAGAGCATGCGCAGAAGCAGGCGGGAGGAGCAGTGGGAGGCAAGCGTCACATGGAGCCGTCCGAGGCCTTGCGCGTTGACGTCAGCCTTGCGACACCGTCCTGCGCAGGCGCCGCCCCTGGCCACCGAAGGAG TGCTGTTGGGATTGGTTTTAAAGTTTGGAGACAAAACAACATAGCGTAA